The Apis mellifera strain DH4 linkage group LG8, Amel_HAv3.1, whole genome shotgun sequence genome contains a region encoding:
- the LOC113218932 gene encoding pupal cuticle protein, producing the protein MANTRHLLLLALSCLVLAASGAAAGYVAPYVAPYHGPPAPLAHDGRVIDTPEVAHAKAVHLATHAAEAAKASPSATAYDDYEGKYEGNGGYVAGQSLYYGPPAPLAHDGRVVDTPEVAHAKAAHLAAHAEQISKIAHIAPYQNAHW; encoded by the coding sequence CTCGCGCTCTCGTGCCTGGTGCTCGCAGCGTCGGGCGCAGCGGCTGGCTACGTCGCGCCGTACGTGGCGCCGTATCACGGCCCACCAGCGCCGCTGGCTCACGACGGGAGAGTGATTGACACGCCGGAAGTGGCGCACGCGAAAGCGGTCCACCTGGCAACCCACGCGGCGGAAGCCGCCAAGGCATCTCCCTCAGCGACCGCTTACGACGATTACGAAGGGAAATACGAAGGGAACGGCGGTTACGTGGCCGGCCAGAGCTTGTATTACGGACCCCCGGCGCCGTTGGCGCACGACGGGAGAGTGGTCGACACGCCGGAAGTCGCGCACGCGAAGGCAGCGCACCTGGCGGCCCACGCGGAACAGATTTCGAAAATCGCCCATATCGCCCCTTACCAGAACGCACATTGGTGA
- the LOC552685 gene encoding pupal cuticle protein, giving the protein MIRYIVLVSIFVLNVAHCAPQWYPGAYGGHAAPAPLGPDGRVVDTPEVAQLKAAHLAALADANARAPKGPGGPYPGPPGSYAPGNYAPHYSGPPAPLGPDGRVVDTPEVQQAKAAHFSLYNAAAQSSAPPGPAAPSWNPHAGASSWNNPSWNSGHDWNQWN; this is encoded by the exons ATGATTCGATACATC GTTCTCGTTTCCATTTTCGTTTTGAACGTGGCCCACTGCGCGCCGCAGTGGTATCCAGGAGCCTATGGGGGGCACGCAGCTCCAGCCCCATTGGGGCCTGACGGCCGGGTGGTGGACACGCCGGAAGTGGCCCAACTGAAGGCGGCTCATCTGGCCGCTTTAGCCGACGCGAATGCCAGAGCGCCAAAAGGACCCGGCGGCCCCTATCCTGGTCCCCCTGGCTCCTACGCGCCTGGAAACTATGCACCTCATTACAG CGGGCCACCAGCTCCTCTGGGGCCGGACGGCCGCGTGGTGGACACGCCGGAAGTGCAACAAGCCAAGGCGGCTCACTTCTCCCTGTACAACGCCGCCGCTCAGTCGAGCGCCCCGCCCGGCCCGGCTGCCCCCTCGTGGAACCCGCACGCGGGCGCATCCTCATGGAACAATCCCTCATGGAACTCGGGACACGATTGGAACCAGTGGAATTAG